The DNA sequence TAAAAAGCTTAAGAAAGCTTTTAATAAAACTTTTGATAAAGTTAAGTAATAAACGTAGAGGATTCGTATAACGCCAGATTTTACTTTTTTGAATTGTATTATACTTATGTTGAGCTCTTTCTTTTGCATCCAGAGCTTCTTTATATTTTTGTTTCAAACTCTTTATTTCTTCTTCTTGCTCTTTATATTTTCTTTGTAATACATCAGAACCTTCTATTTCCTGGTCTCTACTCATCATTCTTCACCCCGTAAAAGTGATATTTTCTTAAATAACTACTAATTAAAATTCATTTACCATTTTAATCGTTTAAAAACTTATTAATCCTTACTTCATGCATACGATACCCAAAGTTTTCGTTTACGTATTGTAATGCGTTCTCTACTTTCGAATGATAATAGCTTTCATCACTAATTAACTTTTCTATTTCTTTTTTTACATCCTGAGGTTCAGCATAAACTGCTGCCTCCCCAAATAAATCTTTATAAACCGGCGGGATGATTACAGGGACACCCACTGCCATTGCCTCAATTATGACTCGACCAAAGGATTCTATCCAATCAGGATGAGTATAATAAACGAAAATATCTAATGTAGCCAAGAAATCCCGTGGGTGCATAGCACCAAATTCGAAAACATTCCAATTGGATGGAATTCGTCCTAATACCTGTTCTGGCGCTGCTGCCCCACCTAAAATATGAACCTCATACTCTTCTGAATCAGGATAGATCATAAGTAATTCTTCCGGGTCAATTGGCCACTTCACCATTTCACCCCTAGAATGTCTACCTATTCTTATTTTTTTACTACTAGGTGGTCTTTCCTGTCTTCTCCACTCATCCACGTTAATGATATTTACCCAATTCTCTGTAGATAAATGTATTGATGGAAGTTCCTCTGAATGATGAGTAACAAGTGTTTCTCTTATCAAAGGTCCTATTGGATACCACGTTCCTGATTTGACGAAATACTCCTGTAAACGTTGTTCACACACACTTATGTCATAACGCCGAACTCCATCTGGACCATAATCGCTCATTGGTGTTTGATTCATAATGACACAGATATTTTTTGCTTCCACATCTGGGGTGAACTTTTGCCAATCTTGTAGTACAGGAGGGTATCTAAGAATTAGTAAGTCACAAGATACTTTTTCTCCGTAGACTATTAGTTGAATATCATCACCATTTAATAACTCTCGTACTTTCGAATTAATTAACTTTGAGGGATTATAATCATAGCGGTACATTTGAAAAAGTCCAGTTCGTAATCCTTTTTGTTTCTGTGCCTTTATTTCTTCTACACTAGATAACGTAGAACCACCATCAAACCTAAAATCCGATACGATGATTACATCAAAGTGTCTACGTCCGTTTAGCTTTTCTTCACGATTAGTCCACATCGGTTCAGGGACTTCAAAAGGCCTACGTTTTTGAGGGAAGTCAAAACGAAGGTTTGGTGCAATAGAATAGTAGTAATTATGTGCCTCTCTATATTCTTTTCTTACGCCCATTAAATATCCTGGAAAACCAAAGATTGAATTTCCTGTTAATGAATCCTCTGACTGCCTTTGAAAAGATAATGGACCCGTTTCTAATTCAGCTAATGCTCTTTCGCCAAACACCTTTTTAAAGCGCATAATGAACTCAGAATCTCCTGCAAATCTTACACTGTCCCAAAATCCCAACTTTTCCATTACTGGTTCTCTTCTAAACATAAACGAAGACATATTACTAAATAGATATAAACCCGGTTTTCCACGTCGATGGAATTTCAGTTCGGAACTTGCCCGTGCTTGCTGTGAAGTATTTGCAATGATTTTATTGTTTTTAAGTAAATGTAACACTTGTTTTTCAATTTTTTCTGGGTGAGACCAATCATCCGC is a window from the Bacillus alkalicellulosilyticus genome containing:
- a CDS encoding glycosyltransferase → MLKKTVRMVSNFIQWLFDTLLTSKQKHYVKNILTDNQKAFIKNIFKSGKVQTYLRQIKKVKYRLYNLGFEKRAYEELKHMLIDTEDHAMKKIASWELAVWHANRQTVEDANKCIKFLQDLRKLGIDKARYRESSILLAECYDLIGDVKEAKKVISQTLENQQHPDLYLAYANLEATEEDRVHWINKAFIYRNLSPISMQKQDDVLAYDRLFSIGNTTSMDKVKVTIIIPVYNAETVIHTSIRSLLNQTWGNLEIIVVDDCSTDNTIAIVEDFVKEDNRVSLIKLTKNGGPYVARNYALLKATGDFITINDADDWSHPEKIEKQVLHLLKNNKIIANTSQQARASSELKFHRRGKPGLYLFSNMSSFMFRREPVMEKLGFWDSVRFAGDSEFIMRFKKVFGERALAELETGPLSFQRQSEDSLTGNSIFGFPGYLMGVRKEYREAHNYYYSIAPNLRFDFPQKRRPFEVPEPMWTNREEKLNGRRHFDVIIVSDFRFDGGSTLSSVEEIKAQKQKGLRTGLFQMYRYDYNPSKLINSKVRELLNGDDIQLIVYGEKVSCDLLILRYPPVLQDWQKFTPDVEAKNICVIMNQTPMSDYGPDGVRRYDISVCEQRLQEYFVKSGTWYPIGPLIRETLVTHHSEELPSIHLSTENWVNIINVDEWRRQERPPSSKKIRIGRHSRGEMVKWPIDPEELLMIYPDSEEYEVHILGGAAAPEQVLGRIPSNWNVFEFGAMHPRDFLATLDIFVYYTHPDWIESFGRVIIEAMAVGVPVIIPPVYKDLFGEAAVYAEPQDVKKEIEKLISDESYYHSKVENALQYVNENFGYRMHEVRINKFLND